One genomic window of Carassius auratus strain Wakin chromosome 14, ASM336829v1, whole genome shotgun sequence includes the following:
- the LOC113114495 gene encoding EF-hand calcium-binding domain-containing protein 9, protein MKLKKRVFFEYLNFNKFHCLLSLTNTKIIYDYFCLLDIHEKKTLNDIQFYHFMKHVTTMGKKHIMLTFDMLDWDGDGEIGFEEFYMIVCILLSSEHDVEETFICHHFLPVFELLDMDGSKTINLKEFKTSGFLFNLKGSDFKKILNLFDITGDECLNLSEFQKFTMMCMDAQKEFQRKPGKLHRLMDICTYFVKED, encoded by the exons ATGAAGTTAAAAAAGAGGGTTTTCTTCGAATATTTGAATTTCAACAAGTTTCATTGCCTTCTCTCACTGACTAAcactaaaataatttatgattatttttgtcTTCTGGATATTCATgagaaaaaaacactgaatg ACATTCAGTTCTACCATTTCATGAAGCATGTGACAACAATGGGGAAGAAACATATAATGCTGACGTTCGACATGCTGGATTGGGATGGTGATGGAGAAATTGGTTTTGAGGAGTTTTATATGATAGTTTGCATTCTCCTCAGTAGTGAA CACGATGTGGAAGAGACCTTCATCTGTCACCATTTCCTCCCTGTCTTTGAACTGTTGGATATGGACGGTAGCAAAACCATCAACTTGAAAGAGTTCAAGACGTCTGGATTCCTTTTCAATCTCAAGGGGTCTGATTTCAAAAAGATCTTGAACCTGTTTGACATCACTGGGGATGAG TGCCTGAATCTAAGTGAGTTTCAGAAGTTTACCATGATGTGCATGGATGCCCAGAAGGAGTTTCAGAGAAAACCTGGAAAATTACACCGTCTCATGGACATCTGCACATATTTTGTGAAAGAAGATTAA